One part of the Actinotignum schaalii genome encodes these proteins:
- the uvrA gene encoding excinuclease ABC subunit UvrA — protein MSDVIHVQGARENNLRNITVDIPRDQLVVFTGLSGSGKSSLAFDTIFAEGQRRYVESLSSYARMFLGQMDKPDVDLIEGLSPAVSIDQKSTNRNPRSTVGTVTEVYDYLRLLYARAGVQYCPECGAKITAQSAQQIVDTLLTYPEGTRFQILAPVVRDRKGEYADVFTDLAQAGYTRARVDSEDIRLDNPPSLDKKLRHNIDVVVDRLVVREGITSRLTDSVEQALGLSSGLMVVEFVDAAEGEERSRRFSEHRSCPNGHALALEEIEPRTFSFNAPYGACPACDGLGSTLEVDPDLVVPHPEKTLREGAIAPWTSHQDFFTRQMEALGEELGFDVDTPWQNLPKKARKALLEGNNYKVTVKYRNRWGREKTYATGFEGVLGYVKRKHGETESSWSKERYEGYMREIACSACHGARLKPDVLAVRIGNLNIFELCSLAIDDAKAFLDSVELDARQAQIAAQVLREIQVRMGFLVDVGLSYLTLARGASTLSGGEAQRIRLATQIGSGLVGVLYVLDEPSIGLHQRDNEKLIGTLVKLRDLGNTLIVVEHDEETIRTADYVIDIGPGAGEFGGHVVYAGDVAGLSACEESVTGAYLSGKRAITTPQQRRTVDPQRNITVRGARENNLKNVEVAFPLSTFIAVTGVSGSGKSTLVNQILYRSLANQLNGAHTVPGRHREVTGAAELDKVVHVDQSPIGRTPRSNPATYTGVWDKVRQLFAQTQEAKVRGYGPGRFSFNVKGGRCEACKGDGTVKIEMNFLPDVYVPCEVCHGTRYNRETLEVKYRGKNVSEVLNMTIHEAAEFFDPITNITRYLTTLERVGLGYVRLGQSATTLSGGEAQRVKLASELHRRSSGRTVYILDEPTTGLHFEDIRKLLLVLQSLVDKGNTVIVIEHNLDVIKCADWVIDMGPEGGAGGGTVVATGTPEQIAAVPESYTGQFLRPLLEETRR, from the coding sequence GTGAGTGATGTTATCCATGTCCAGGGCGCGCGGGAAAATAACCTCCGTAATATCACGGTAGACATTCCCCGCGATCAACTCGTTGTCTTTACCGGGCTTTCGGGTTCCGGTAAATCCTCCCTGGCTTTTGACACCATTTTTGCCGAAGGACAGCGCCGCTACGTGGAATCGCTGAGCTCCTATGCTCGCATGTTCCTCGGCCAGATGGATAAACCGGATGTGGACCTTATCGAGGGGCTCTCCCCGGCGGTATCCATCGATCAGAAATCCACCAACCGTAACCCGCGCTCCACGGTGGGCACGGTTACGGAAGTCTATGACTACCTGCGTTTGCTGTACGCGCGGGCCGGGGTGCAGTACTGCCCGGAATGCGGCGCGAAAATCACCGCCCAAAGCGCCCAGCAAATCGTGGATACCCTCCTCACCTACCCGGAAGGTACCCGTTTCCAGATCCTTGCCCCGGTGGTACGTGACCGCAAGGGCGAATACGCGGATGTGTTCACGGATCTCGCCCAGGCCGGCTACACCCGCGCCCGGGTCGATAGTGAAGATATCCGCCTGGATAACCCGCCCAGCCTCGATAAGAAACTGCGCCATAATATCGACGTTGTTGTTGATCGCCTGGTGGTGCGCGAAGGCATCACCAGCCGCCTCACCGATTCGGTAGAACAGGCCCTCGGGCTCTCCTCCGGGCTCATGGTGGTGGAATTCGTGGACGCGGCCGAAGGTGAAGAACGCTCCCGGCGTTTTTCCGAGCACCGCTCCTGCCCGAACGGGCACGCCCTCGCCCTGGAAGAAATCGAACCGCGCACCTTCTCTTTTAACGCCCCCTACGGGGCCTGCCCGGCGTGCGATGGCCTGGGCTCCACCCTGGAAGTGGATCCGGATCTGGTGGTCCCGCATCCGGAAAAAACTCTCCGGGAGGGCGCCATTGCCCCGTGGACGAGCCACCAGGATTTCTTCACCCGCCAGATGGAAGCCCTGGGGGAGGAACTGGGCTTCGATGTGGATACCCCCTGGCAGAACCTCCCCAAGAAAGCGCGGAAGGCCCTGCTGGAAGGCAATAACTACAAGGTCACCGTCAAGTACCGCAATCGCTGGGGCCGGGAAAAAACCTATGCCACCGGTTTCGAGGGGGTCCTCGGCTACGTCAAACGCAAGCACGGGGAAACCGAATCCAGCTGGTCGAAGGAACGTTACGAAGGATATATGCGGGAGATTGCCTGCTCGGCCTGCCACGGTGCCCGCCTCAAGCCGGATGTGCTGGCGGTGCGCATCGGAAACCTCAATATTTTCGAGCTGTGTTCCCTCGCCATCGACGATGCCAAAGCCTTCCTTGACTCCGTTGAACTCGATGCACGCCAAGCCCAGATCGCCGCGCAGGTACTGCGCGAAATCCAGGTACGGATGGGATTCCTCGTGGATGTGGGGCTCTCCTATCTCACCCTCGCGCGGGGCGCCTCCACGCTTTCGGGCGGGGAAGCCCAGCGTATCCGCCTCGCCACCCAGATCGGTTCCGGCCTGGTTGGGGTGCTTTACGTGCTCGACGAACCCTCTATCGGCCTCCACCAGCGCGATAACGAAAAACTCATCGGCACCCTCGTCAAGCTCCGCGACCTGGGGAATACCCTCATCGTCGTCGAACACGATGAAGAAACAATTCGCACCGCCGATTACGTTATTGATATCGGCCCGGGTGCGGGAGAATTCGGAGGGCACGTTGTCTACGCCGGGGACGTTGCGGGCTTGAGCGCCTGCGAAGAATCCGTGACCGGTGCGTATCTGTCCGGGAAACGTGCTATAACGACGCCGCAGCAGCGGCGCACCGTTGATCCGCAGCGGAACATCACGGTGCGGGGCGCCCGGGAAAATAACCTCAAAAACGTGGAGGTGGCTTTCCCCCTTTCCACCTTTATCGCGGTGACCGGGGTGTCCGGCTCCGGGAAATCCACCCTCGTCAACCAGATCCTCTACCGTTCTTTAGCTAACCAGCTCAACGGCGCCCACACGGTGCCGGGGCGCCACCGGGAGGTCACCGGGGCCGCGGAGCTCGATAAGGTCGTGCACGTGGACCAGTCTCCGATCGGGCGCACCCCGCGCTCGAATCCGGCCACCTACACCGGGGTATGGGATAAAGTGCGCCAGCTCTTCGCCCAAACCCAAGAGGCGAAGGTGCGCGGCTACGGCCCGGGGCGCTTCTCCTTTAACGTTAAGGGCGGGCGCTGCGAAGCCTGCAAGGGCGATGGCACCGTGAAAATTGAGATGAACTTCCTCCCTGATGTGTATGTGCCCTGCGAGGTCTGCCACGGCACCCGCTACAACCGGGAAACCTTGGAAGTGAAGTACCGCGGGAAGAACGTCTCTGAAGTTCTTAATATGACCATTCACGAGGCCGCGGAATTCTTCGATCCCATTACGAATATCACCCGCTATCTCACCACCCTGGAACGGGTGGGCCTGGGCTACGTGCGTTTGGGGCAATCGGCCACCACGCTTTCCGGCGGGGAAGCCCAGCGCGTCAAGCTCGCTTCGGAATTGCACCGCCGCTCCAGCGGCCGCACCGTCTACATCCTGGATGAGCCCACCACGGGCCTGCATTTTGAGGATATTCGCAAGCTTCTCCTGGTGCTGCAATCCCTCGTGGATAAAGGCAATACCGTGATTGTTATCGAGCACAATCTCGATGTCATTAAATGCGCGGATTGGGTTATTGACATGGGTCCGGAAGGAGGCGCCGGCGGGGGCACCGTCGTCGCCACCGGAACCCCGGAACAGATCGCCGCGGTGCCTGAATCCTATACCGGGCAATTCCTCCGCCCGCTCCTGGAGGAGACGAGGAGGTGA
- the uvrC gene encoding excinuclease ABC subunit UvrC — protein sequence MADPRSYRPAPSSIPTDPGVYRFVDGEGRILYVGKAKNLRNRLQNYFQPPERLIPRIRTMVHTATNVVWVVVGSEIEALTLEYSWIKEFEPPFNVMFRDNKSYPYLAVSLGEEFPRAYITREKHRKGTLYFGPYTKVWAIRKVLDALLPVFTMRSCSDAEFRRGQRTGKPCFNTHIGLCNGACAGLVSAAENRAVAEEFVKFMESDGSDFIRARTAEMKKAAAVEDFERAAKLRDEITAMKTATERNVVVFDSNLNADIIGLESDEIDASVQIFYVRGGRIRGQRGWVTETEGTEPADIINALLLHIYGNPEYDSYRGVGTQGDRTVRAGTSVDDRDHVPPGAIPGEIWVPVFPSDRAGLERWLAQRRGGPVHLKRPQRGPKAQLADTVHANAKQAFDRNKLARAADITVRSQALEELRIGLDLDRAPLRIEGYDISHTQGHQQVGSMVVFEDGLKKTSDYRHFIVRGPEGQGARDDTAAMDEVLRRRLRRLNDAAHAADAGGVEDDERAAREHASTAGTEATGEAAAPSTGATSTATAVPRRFAYRPDLLVVDGGLPQVNAAQRVVDELGADVRVVGLAKRLEEVWIPGEEFPVIFPRTSPALRLLQQLRDESHRFAITFHRKKRGQAMTRSALDAISGLGPAKQKKLLSALGSVKRIREASIEELTEVPGIGPVLAAAIKEALGEE from the coding sequence GTGGCTGATCCACGCAGCTACCGCCCGGCGCCGTCGTCCATTCCCACCGACCCGGGCGTCTACCGTTTTGTGGACGGAGAAGGGCGCATTCTTTACGTCGGGAAAGCGAAGAATCTGCGTAACCGGCTCCAGAATTATTTCCAGCCGCCCGAACGCCTTATCCCGCGCATCCGCACCATGGTGCATACCGCCACCAATGTGGTGTGGGTGGTGGTGGGCAGCGAAATCGAAGCGCTCACCCTGGAATACTCTTGGATTAAGGAATTCGAACCGCCCTTCAACGTGATGTTTCGGGATAATAAGTCCTACCCCTACCTGGCGGTTTCCCTGGGGGAGGAGTTCCCGCGCGCCTATATCACCCGGGAAAAGCACCGCAAAGGCACCCTGTACTTCGGGCCGTACACGAAGGTGTGGGCGATCCGGAAAGTGCTGGACGCCCTGCTTCCAGTGTTCACCATGCGCTCGTGCTCCGATGCGGAATTTCGGCGGGGGCAGCGCACTGGCAAGCCCTGCTTCAATACCCATATCGGGCTGTGTAACGGGGCCTGCGCCGGGCTGGTGAGCGCGGCGGAGAATCGCGCCGTCGCCGAAGAATTCGTAAAATTCATGGAATCGGACGGCAGCGATTTTATTCGCGCCCGCACCGCGGAAATGAAAAAAGCAGCTGCCGTGGAAGATTTCGAACGCGCCGCGAAACTACGCGACGAGATCACCGCAATGAAAACCGCAACCGAACGCAATGTTGTGGTCTTCGATTCCAATCTCAACGCCGATATTATCGGGCTGGAATCCGATGAAATTGATGCCTCGGTCCAGATTTTTTATGTGCGCGGCGGGCGAATCCGCGGGCAGCGCGGCTGGGTGACGGAAACCGAAGGTACCGAACCGGCCGATATTATCAACGCGCTGCTCCTCCATATTTACGGGAATCCCGAATATGACTCCTACCGCGGGGTGGGCACCCAGGGGGACCGGACCGTGCGGGCCGGCACCTCTGTTGATGATCGGGACCACGTACCACCCGGGGCCATCCCGGGGGAGATCTGGGTGCCGGTTTTCCCCTCGGATCGGGCCGGGCTGGAACGCTGGCTCGCACAGCGGCGCGGCGGGCCGGTCCACCTCAAACGCCCCCAGCGCGGGCCGAAAGCCCAGCTCGCGGATACCGTGCACGCGAATGCCAAGCAGGCTTTTGACCGCAATAAATTGGCGCGGGCCGCCGATATTACGGTGCGTTCCCAGGCCTTGGAAGAACTGCGCATCGGGCTGGATCTGGATCGCGCCCCGCTGCGTATCGAAGGCTACGATATTTCCCATACCCAGGGCCACCAGCAGGTTGGCTCCATGGTGGTTTTCGAAGACGGCCTGAAGAAAACCTCCGATTACCGGCATTTCATCGTGCGCGGGCCGGAAGGCCAGGGCGCCCGCGATGATACCGCCGCGATGGACGAAGTGCTGCGCCGCCGGCTGCGCCGTTTGAACGACGCCGCGCACGCCGCCGATGCCGGCGGCGTCGAAGACGACGAGCGCGCGGCGCGCGAGCACGCCAGTACCGCAGGTACTGAAGCTACGGGTGAAGCCGCCGCTCCCAGCACCGGTGCCACTAGCACGGCCACTGCGGTACCGCGCCGTTTCGCCTACCGCCCCGACCTCCTCGTGGTGGACGGCGGGCTCCCACAAGTCAATGCTGCCCAGCGGGTGGTTGATGAGCTCGGAGCCGATGTGCGGGTGGTGGGCTTGGCCAAACGCCTGGAAGAAGTGTGGATTCCGGGGGAGGAGTTCCCGGTTATTTTCCCGCGTACCTCACCGGCGCTGCGTCTGCTCCAGCAACTACGCGATGAATCGCATCGCTTCGCCATTACTTTCCACCGTAAGAAACGCGGCCAGGCAATGACCCGCTCCGCGCTCGACGCCATCTCCGGGCTGGGGCCGGCCAAACAGAAGAAATTGCTGAGCGCGCTCGGCTCGGTCAAACGCATCAGGGAAGCCAGCATCGAGGAGCTCACCGAAGTTCCTGGCATCGGCCCGGTGCTGGCAGCGGCTATCAAGGAAGCATTGGGCGAAGAATAA
- the rapZ gene encoding RNase adapter RapZ, producing the protein MSDTRDINDTSRIPAIVPAADCSTELPPANVPEIIIVTGMSGAGRSRAAATLEDLGWYVVDNLPPRLLSALAGLLSGNGKVTRMAAVVDVRSREFFAELLEVLTDLTNSGINYRIIFLDADDASLVRRYESVRRPHPLQGHGRLYDGITAERKLLADLRSRADSVIDTSRLSVHDLSRKIRHLVGETSGTEATRVTVMSFGFKYGLPLDADNVADVRFLPNPYWISELRHLSGHDEPVAHFVLEQDGAEAFVREYSHLIHTILAGYARELKPFTTIAIGCTGGKHRSVAIAEAVSEALRAAGHSVRTIHRDLGRE; encoded by the coding sequence ATGAGTGACACGCGTGACATCAACGATACTTCCCGTATCCCGGCCATCGTTCCAGCCGCTGATTGCAGCACGGAATTACCGCCGGCCAACGTCCCGGAAATCATTATTGTGACGGGAATGTCCGGCGCGGGGCGGTCCCGAGCGGCCGCCACCCTGGAGGATCTGGGCTGGTACGTGGTAGATAACCTCCCGCCCCGCCTGCTCAGCGCCCTGGCCGGGCTGCTCTCCGGAAACGGGAAAGTCACCCGGATGGCCGCGGTGGTGGATGTGCGCTCCCGAGAATTCTTCGCCGAGCTCCTGGAAGTCCTCACCGATCTCACGAATAGCGGTATTAATTACCGCATTATCTTCCTGGATGCCGATGATGCCTCGCTGGTGCGCCGCTACGAAAGCGTGCGCCGGCCCCACCCGCTCCAGGGCCACGGCCGACTTTATGACGGCATTACCGCGGAACGTAAACTCCTTGCGGACCTGCGCAGCCGCGCCGATTCCGTGATCGATACGTCCCGGCTCTCCGTCCACGATCTTTCCCGGAAAATCCGCCACCTCGTGGGCGAAACCTCCGGAACAGAAGCCACCCGCGTCACGGTCATGTCCTTCGGCTTCAAATACGGCCTGCCGCTGGACGCGGATAATGTGGCCGATGTGCGCTTCCTGCCCAATCCTTACTGGATTTCCGAGCTGCGCCACCTGAGCGGCCACGATGAACCGGTGGCTCATTTCGTGCTGGAACAGGACGGCGCGGAGGCTTTTGTGCGCGAGTACTCCCACCTCATCCACACCATCTTGGCCGGCTACGCCCGCGAGCTTAAACCCTTCACCACCATCGCCATTGGCTGCACCGGCGGGAAGCACCGCTCGGTGGCCATCGCGGAAGCGGTATCCGAAGCGCTGCGGGCGGCCGGGCACTCGGTGCGCACCATCCACCGCGATTTGGGGCGCGAATAA
- a CDS encoding gluconeogenesis factor YvcK family protein → MGGRGSRGPRVVALGGGHGLYASLSALRLITQNITAVVTVADDGGSSGRLRDEFNVIPPGDLRMALSALCDDGEWGQTWRDVLQYRFSSEGPLNGHAMGNLLIVSMWEQLGSTVSGLDWVGQLLRIDGRVLPMSPIPLEIEARVIDEEDGTQLYRGQVAVATARGKVEHVSLIPENPPAQPEAIAAIDEADWIVFGPGSWYTSVIPHLMVPDLHAALVRSPARRVLALNLRTERETWGMSAADHIRSFARHAPDLRIDVVVADPRSVDDIGEVAAEAEGIGATLMLRQVRMGDNRARHDALRLAAAYRDAFEGVIGDS, encoded by the coding sequence ATGGGCGGGCGCGGCAGTCGCGGCCCGCGCGTCGTCGCCCTCGGGGGCGGTCACGGCCTGTACGCCTCACTTTCGGCCCTGCGACTCATTACCCAAAACATCACCGCCGTGGTCACCGTTGCGGACGACGGCGGCTCCTCGGGGCGCTTACGCGATGAATTCAACGTGATTCCGCCCGGAGATTTGCGCATGGCGCTGTCTGCTTTATGTGACGACGGCGAATGGGGCCAGACCTGGCGCGACGTGCTCCAATACCGTTTCTCCTCCGAAGGCCCCCTCAACGGGCACGCCATGGGGAACCTCCTCATCGTGTCTATGTGGGAGCAATTGGGGAGCACGGTTTCCGGCCTGGACTGGGTGGGCCAACTGCTACGCATTGACGGGCGGGTGCTACCCATGTCACCCATCCCGCTGGAAATCGAAGCGCGGGTCATTGATGAGGAAGACGGCACCCAGCTCTACCGCGGTCAGGTAGCTGTGGCCACGGCCCGCGGCAAAGTGGAGCACGTCAGCCTCATTCCGGAGAATCCTCCCGCCCAGCCTGAAGCAATCGCCGCTATTGACGAAGCCGATTGGATCGTTTTCGGGCCGGGATCTTGGTACACCTCGGTTATTCCCCACCTCATGGTTCCCGATTTGCACGCGGCCCTGGTGCGTTCCCCGGCCCGTCGGGTCCTCGCCCTCAATCTGCGTACCGAGCGCGAAACCTGGGGGATGAGCGCCGCTGATCATATCCGCTCCTTCGCCCGCCACGCCCCTGATCTGCGCATTGACGTGGTGGTGGCCGATCCGCGCAGCGTGGACGATATTGGCGAAGTAGCCGCGGAAGCCGAAGGCATCGGGGCCACTCTCATGCTGCGACAGGTTAGAATGGGCGATAATCGCGCACGTCACGATGCGCTACGTTTGGCCGCTGCCTATCGGGATGCCTTCGAAGGCGTCATAGGAGATTCCTAA
- the whiA gene encoding DNA-binding protein WhiA, protein MSALTRTVKDELATVTPASLSAALAELTAMFRYGGGLAVRSRTLELVAEVGHRPTAQRLWELVRQLFSVEPELLSVSSQMRQGQRFLVRSSENTERIAVKLGLLDAHGRPVRGLPPAVVGGSKADAGAAWRGAFLARGTLMEPGRNASLEIICPRLEAAYALGGLARRLDIPYRVRESRGAHRIDIRGGEAISDMLTRMGANDAVLRWEELRVEREVHGTVNRLANFDDANMRRSADAAVIAVIRVKRAFEILGTDVPDNLRAAGEARIAHPEDSLNLLGEQLTPRATKDAVAGRLRRLNSMADKRAKELGIPDTMAAVRAAGHTAMS, encoded by the coding sequence GTGTCCGCGTTAACACGTACGGTGAAAGATGAGTTAGCCACCGTTACACCGGCCTCGCTTTCCGCCGCTCTGGCTGAACTCACCGCGATGTTCCGGTACGGCGGGGGATTGGCCGTGCGTTCGCGCACCCTAGAACTGGTGGCCGAAGTGGGCCACCGCCCTACCGCGCAGCGCCTGTGGGAATTGGTGCGCCAGCTTTTCTCCGTGGAACCGGAACTTCTTTCCGTCTCCTCGCAGATGCGGCAGGGCCAGCGTTTCCTGGTGCGTTCTTCGGAAAATACCGAGCGCATCGCCGTGAAACTCGGGCTCCTGGACGCGCACGGCCGGCCCGTGCGGGGGCTTCCGCCCGCGGTGGTGGGCGGTTCGAAAGCCGATGCGGGAGCTGCCTGGCGCGGAGCTTTCCTGGCGCGGGGCACCCTCATGGAACCCGGGCGCAATGCTTCCCTCGAGATTATTTGCCCGCGCCTGGAGGCAGCCTACGCCCTCGGCGGGCTGGCCCGCCGCCTCGATATTCCCTACCGGGTACGCGAATCGCGCGGGGCCCACCGGATCGATATCCGCGGGGGAGAAGCGATCTCCGATATGCTCACCCGCATGGGCGCCAATGACGCTGTGCTGCGCTGGGAAGAATTACGCGTGGAACGGGAAGTCCACGGCACGGTTAACCGTCTTGCTAATTTCGACGACGCAAATATGCGCCGCAGTGCCGATGCCGCTGTTATCGCGGTGATCCGGGTCAAGCGAGCTTTTGAAATTCTCGGCACGGATGTGCCGGATAATTTGCGGGCGGCTGGCGAAGCCCGCATTGCCCACCCGGAAGATTCCCTCAATCTACTCGGGGAGCAACTCACCCCGCGCGCCACGAAAGATGCGGTGGCCGGGCGCTTGCGTCGGCTGAATTCCATGGCGGATAAACGGGCCAAGGAGCTGGGCATTCCGGACACTATGGCCGCGGTGCGGGCGGCAGGGCACACGGCGATGTCCTAA